The following are encoded together in the Thunnus maccoyii chromosome 18, fThuMac1.1, whole genome shotgun sequence genome:
- the scaf1 gene encoding splicing factor, arginine/serine-rich 19, which produces MDLTPASGFKRRPAASSSPAGVREIARSPPSRSPSLSPSSPSSDPSSPLSTSSSVCANSSVYQNHVKGQTRGTEVARVSSTSASPATSSLSTPIPNTTSDSFPHTSVHQGVDCEEEGRKKEMYDPFHPTEGDKEGRVEGEEGEGEEGEGEKYDPFDPTGSPASDTDDGSGKMRGETKNAERENDDEKEEEPPDSTDTFTDLPSPSLATKLPLRRRVDCSITKAGEQRESADSDHSEIEEGEIVGAADRDGSNKRAAGGNLPLNSTNVSFFGSKPERILRVLDGDGFVSVCAEGNWDVDREPEDEPMVGVEDLRTKLVSRRKERYLSFPASSPLSPQPPPPPPSHPEASPPSSPLAPPVEQASKNRKSTKSSKEQDRQKSKDRKAGEKEERRKKRRKDKEGGRERSKEREQGHKSGKEMKSRRSSRSSSRKRKKRRHSSPEASGSHNSSGRGGHTRRSFSSLSEERHRERERDKDRARDRTGERDNDRERDRDRGRERDRDRERDQNRTSSRRRDERDSRDSSSRREERERKGRQHSSSRERDISKGSKRSREKREGERDRQRERERRRDGRPVVPPSIQDLNGSDLFAIKRTITVTTTTTTTTVPGSPRLAPASPCRPTQDSDKPHKRKKKRKWRSAGEEEDQASCHSRSQSLSPPRYHSYESDRYSDKLEIDVLSLDGEALDSDYPSLEDTPPAALPPEPPAPSPKTKTAPKTGRHHPKKKSRTLKKIGQSESSSSSSNRTKSKCLSSLSVTSGPAPVLSGLPSVKRARKMGKDKERQSSRKDLGRSGKSKKESSGSRKGKLQSKVSVLVRDGVSSTTGASVGSGKLGMDLLGPGGTGGGGGGSVVGGSIAVVFCRDNESRSPFLKPCSEPLSLGSRGKDLAGMGKRSSLAAPPSSLTSPTGLKSKKTKPSSITSTSSSASSPSSSLATKRRRRLAKKTREKGGATGLTAGDSSQTKATSDGWAGASLDIQSAVGDGTKSISPHSGQAGPAPCSSSSSSSSSSSFTSVLPPSSSPPHSPPPSMAPLRDTRESSPDSQTVDSSCKTPEPSFLAEDCPTQTSPTLPPSSPSSLSTSQGAGLSNALSTSTAKPPPPDDAPKSLASPPCSSSSAGCGLTSLSLPLSSSDPSSSSVSSSSASKPPPPPPPPPAAPALPWSLQTGVDCTTGGVLALTALLFKMEEANIASRAKAQEFIQATSQILSQANQSQSQQHAPPSSASSSSSQIPPPPSLPPPPGLSPAQFILHSSLPLVGCTKTPPSHLHPSIGGGCAQTPPPIMPVGLSGVTGSSGDTGWDNESKDPDKYLKKLHTQERAVEEVKLAIKPYYQRKDINKDEYKDILRKAVHKICHSRTGEINPVKVSNLVKLYVQRYKYFRKHGRKMDEEERDDREPGALHSSA; this is translated from the exons ATGGACTTGACTCCAGCATCAGGCTTCAAAAGGAGACCTGCTGCCTCCTCTTCCCCTGCTGGAGTGAGAGAGATTGCCAGGAGCCCTCCTTCCCGCTCACCTTCCTTGTCTCCGTCATCTCCTTCATCTGATCCATCTTCACCGTTGTCTACATCCTCCTCCGTCTGCGCCAACTCGTCAGTTTATCAGAACCATGTAAAAGGTCAGACTCGGGGGACGGAGGTGGCCAGGGTGTCCTCCACTTCTGCCTCTCCAGCAACGTCATCTCTCTCTACACCTATACCCAACACCACCTCAGATTCCTTCCCTCACACCTCAGTGCATCAAGGTGTTGATTGTGAAGAAGAGGGCAGGAAGAAGGAAATGTATGATCCCTTCCATCCAACTGAGGGAGACAAGGAGGGAagggtggagggagaggagggggagggggaggagggagagggggaaaaaTATGACCCCTTTGACCCCACTGGTTCCCCAGCATCAGACACCGATGACGGGAGCGGCAAAATGAGGGGAGAGACAAAAAAcgctgagagagaaaatgatgatgagaaagaggaagagccTCCGGATTCCACTGATACCTTCACTGATCTGCCAAGCCCCTCTCTGGCCACCAAACTCCCTCTGAGGAGGAGAGTGGACTGTAGCATCACCAAAGCtggagagcagagggagagcgCAGACTCTGACCACTCTGAGATAGAGGAGGGGGAGATAGTCGGGGCTGCTGACAGAGATGGAAGCAACAAGAGAGCAGCTGGTGGAAATCTCCCCTTGAATTCAACCAACGTCTCCTTCTTTGGTTCAAAGCCAGAGCGCATCCTCCGAGTGCTGGACGGGGACGGCTTCGTGTCCGTGTGTGCAGAGGGCAACTGGGATGTGGATAGGGAGCCTGAGGATGAGCCTATGGTAGGAGTAGAGGATCTGAGAACGAAGCTGGTCAGCAGGCGGAAGGAAAGATATCTCTCCTTTCCCGCTTCTTCGCCCCTCTCTCctcaaccaccaccaccccctccctcccatccCGAAGCTTCtccaccctcctcccctctcgCGCCTCCTGTCGAGCAAGCGAGCAAGAACCGTAAGTCCACCAAGAGTTCCAAGGagcaggacagacagaaaagcaAGGACAGGAAGGCcggggagaaggaggagagaagaaaaaagagaaggaaggacAAAGAGGGAGGTCGAGAGAGGAGCAAAGAAAGGGAGCAAGGGCACAAGAGCGGTAAGGAGATGAAAAGtcggaggagcagcaggagcagtagccggaagaggaagaaaagacgGCACAGCAGCCCAGAGGCCTCAGGATCCCACAACTCTTCAGGGAGAGGGGGCCACACCAGGCGCTCCTTTTCAAGCCTATCCGAAGAacgacacagagagagggaaagagataAAGACAGAGCGAGGGACAGAACTGGAGAGAGGGACAACgacagagagagggatagagacagaggaagagagcgagacagggatagagagagagaccaaaACCGCACCAGTAGCCGCAGAAGAGACGAAAGAGACTCTAGAGATTCTAGCTCtagaagggaggagagggaaaggaaGGGAAGACAACATTCAAGCAGCAGAGAGCGGGACATTTCAAAGGGGTCCAAAAGAAGCAGGGAAAAGAGGGAAGGCGAAAGAGACAGGCAGCGCGAGAGGGAACGGCGCCGGGACGGTCGTCCTGTGGTCCCGCCATCTATTCAAGACCTCAATGGTTCTGACCTCTTTGCCATCAAGCGAACCATCACCGTCACCACgacaaccaccaccaccaccgtaCCCGGCTCTCCAAGACTGGCCCCGGCCTCTCCTTGTCGGCCCACACAGGACTCAGACAAGCCCcacaagaggaagaagaagagaaaatggCGCTCggctggagaggaggaggatcaGGCAAGTTGTCACAGCCGATCCCAGTCACTGTCACCACCGAGATATCACAGCTATGAGTCAGACCGCTATTCAGACAAACTGGAGATAGATGTGTTGTCCTTGGATGGCGAAGCTTTGGACTCTGACTACCCATCTTTGGAGGATACACCTCCTGCTGCCCTGCCTCCAGAACCACCTGCCCCCAGCCCCAAAACTAAAACAGCCCCCAAGACTGGACGACATCACCCGAAAAAGAAATCTCGCACATTAAAGAAAATAGGCCAATCGgaatcctcttcctcctcttcaaaTAGAACCAAAAGCAAATGCCTTTCCTCGTTGTCGGTCACTTCAGGCCCCGCCCCTGTCTTATCAGGTCTCCCCTCAGTGAAGCGAGCCAGGAAGATGGGAAAggacaaagagagacaaagtAGTAGAAAGGATTTGGGTCGCTCTGGAAAATCCAAGAAAGAGAGCAGCGGCAGTCGGAAAGGCAAGCTTCAATCCAAAGTGTCTGTGCTGGTGCGTGACGGTGTGAGCAGCACCACGGGGGCTTCGGTCGGCTCTGGAAAGCTGGGCATGGATCTCCTGGGGCCAGGAGGTACAGGAGGGGGTGGCGGGGGCTCTGTGGTGGGTGGCTCAATCGCAGTAGTCTTCTGCCGAGACAATGAGAGCAGGTCTCCATTCCTCAAACCTTGCTCAGAACCGCTGTCACTGGGCAGCCGCGGTAAAGATCTGGCCGGTATGGGCAAGCGGAGCAGCCTGGCCGCACCTCCATCCTCCTTAACCAGTCCTACGGGACTGAAATCGAAGAAGACTAAGCCCAGCTCTATCACATCCACCTCCTCTTCTGCCTCCTCCCCATCATCATCTCTGGCAACGAAGCGCCGCCGTCGCCTGGCCAAGAAGACCAGGGAGAAAGGCGGAGCGACAGGCTTGACCGCCGGAGACAGCAGCCAAACAAAAGCCACATCCGATGGCTGGGCTGGAGCCTCCTTAGACATTCAGTCAGCTGTTGGCGATGGGACCAAGTCAATCAGTCCACACTCTGGCCAAGCTGGCCCCGCTCCctgttcttcctcctcttcttcctcttcctcatcctccttcaCCAGTGTTCTCCCACCCTCCTCCTCGCCACCCCACTCACCTCCACCCTCTATGGCTCCTCTGCGGGACACCAGGGAGTCCTCACCAGACTCTCAGACGGTGGACAGCAGCTGTAAGACTCCAGAGCCTTCTTTCCTAGCTGAGGACTGTCCAACTCAGACCAGCCCCACGCTCCCACCGTCCAGCCCATCCAGCCTGTCTACCTCCCAGGGAGCTGGCCTCAGCAATGCCTTGTCTACATCCACCGCCAAGCCCCCTCCTCCAGATGACGCACCCAAATCTCTGGCCTCACCTCCTTGCTCGTCCTCTTCGGCAGGGTGCGGTCTCACTTccctttctctgcctctgtcttcGTCAGACCCATCCTCCTCCTCGGTGTCCTCCTCGTCCGCTAGtaagcctcctcctcctcctcccccacctccgGCAGCTCCTGCCCTCCCTTGGAGTCTGCAGACCGGGGTGGACTGCACAACTGGAGGAGTCTTAGCAT TGACTGCTTTGCTCTTCAAAATGGAAGAGGCAAATATTGCCAGCAGAGCCAAAGCACAAGAGTTCATCCAAGCAACCAGTCAG ATCCTCTCTCAGGCTAATCAGAGCCAGTCCCAGCAGCATGCTCCTCCTTCCTcagcatcctcctcctcctcacagatCCCTCCCCCTCCGTCTCTCCCTCCGCCTCCCGGACTGAGCCCAGCCCAGTTTATCCTACACAGCTCCCTCCCGTTAGTTGGTTGCACCAAAACTCCACCCTCTCACCTGCACCCCTCCATAGGTGGTGGATGCGCACAGACCCCGCCCCCCATCATGCCTGTGGGGCTGTCGGGAGTGACGGGGAGCTCTGGGGACACTGGATGGGATAATGAGAGCAAAGACCCTGATAAG